One stretch of Eupeodes corollae chromosome 2, idEupCoro1.1, whole genome shotgun sequence DNA includes these proteins:
- the LOC129946009 gene encoding uncharacterized protein LOC129946009 — MLKHMPPIQPPGQPRPHARGLHPRPQQPLNISTLSTSSIPPKNIANGGPRLTNLLNIAPTTPTSISNNLNLLATNANGCNNPYSNCNNFTLGYHPKQGPGVREALTSLGLLCLVSLLLALLSLIFLLKISPGGREIPPQPPGPATSEDYIIVYDVTLALCALSLSLNLCCLLVCAIQFLFAVKLIRGSTANGRFCYRSNKYLQKSSVSRVCAVGGFFISIPIFLTGIILYTFTQFHSTPAIITSILIGIGIVFCGGAMVHNVFIWQKEKTICVRNHSMNMSALSAITPPVQFLNHSNSNHLNLNSTSHSNAPIHPTSVTPLSPNHSHGSFNHSCAAGFSMRPSTATPPTPKVLSNGCVPVGGREASGSVSPGLPQTLDMSNVTSTSQHELSTLV, encoded by the exons ATGTTGAAACATATGCCTCCAATACAACCACCGGGACAACCTCGTCCACATGCCAGAGGCCTTCATCCGAGGCCTCAGCAGCCGTTAAACATATCGACTTTATCTACATCATCTATACCACCGAAAAATATTGCAAATGGAGGTCCAAGATTGACAAATTTACTTAATATAGCCCCAACTACTCCAACAAGTATTagcaataatcttaatttaCTTGCAACCAACGCCAACGGTTGTAATAATCCCTACAGTAATTGCAATAACTTTACTTTGGGTTATCATCCAAAACAAGGTCCAGGTGTACGTGAAGCCCTTACTAGTTTAGGTCTTCTTTGTCTAG TTTCGTTATTATTGGCACTATTGTCACTTATcttcttattgaaaatttcacCCGGGGGAAGGGAGATCCCGCCACAACCTCCAGGCCCAGCGACTTCTGAGGATTACATTATTGTTTACGATGTTACTTTGGCTCTATGTGCATTGTCATTATCGCTTAATTTGTGCTGCTTACTTGTATGTGCCATTCAATTCCTTTTTGCAGTTAAGTTAATAAGAGGCTCTACTGCAAATGGAAG ATTTTGTTACAGGAGTaacaaatatttgcaaaaatcaAGTGTTAGCAGAGTATGTGCTGTTGGAGGATTTTTCATATCCATACCAATATTTCTAACCG GAATAATTCTCTACACCTTCACTCAATTCCACTCAACACCAGCTATAATTACAAGCATCCTAATCGGAATCGGTATTGTATTCTGTGGCGGAGCAATGGTTCATAATGTCTTCATTTGGCAAAAAGAGAAAACGATATGTGTCCGGAATCATTCTATGAACATGTCAGCGCTAAGCGCTATCACACCTCCAgtgcaatttttaaatcattccaATTCTAATCATTTGAATCTCAATTCGACAAGCCATTCCAATGCACCAATCCACCCCACATCTGTAACCCCATTATCACCAAATCATTCACATGGCAGtttcaatcattcctgtgcTGCAGGATTTTCCATGCGTCCATCAACGGCCACTCCACCAACTCCAAAAGTTCTCTCGAACGGATGTGTTCCTGTAGGTGGCCGCGAAGCTAGTGGTTCGGTTAGTCCTGGCTTACCACAGACTTTAGATATGAGTAACGTAACCAGTACATCACAACACGAACTATCAACTTTAgtgtaa